The proteins below are encoded in one region of Reichenbachiella sp. 5M10:
- a CDS encoding hybrid sensor histidine kinase/response regulator transcription factor, with protein sequence MVRDGIWKCARVLVLLLAWGQAMAGGEQNKYVFNSIHEGMSKRAVTSFSQDAEGFIWISTFGGGLYRYDGLDYVLYDFKWNDSTSINSNVIYRIYHDSRGTMWVATDNGVCRFNKKTDSFERLTIQSKGEDLSNLTYLTVEEMADHSILFTSGYYGLFKHDPITKQTEVIPIQNRRVDPLFIRDIVRMPDGTIYLASSYGILEYDTQNNLLIEAEFLGGERYFGLELSVESFCLHSSGDLWVGTQYDGVYRMHLESNKGRETWQLQKIPITNKRILSMVEDTDGSMLIGTENDGLWVIDPLGRVIQDFYYDKFEGGHIKANSIWALYRDRDERIWLGYYDKAVGVYDPNYDKFDQLLSQANNLNSLQVGSVTGIVEDEQGKYWIGMDGGGVDIYDPRTGMFEHTLGANPRIKGMKNKAVQAILMDDQQQLWAGSWEGGLFYLPHGGEQFVHYNLLNAKGEEEAIRIISIDQDQQGRLWIGTFGHGILSFDPSTKEFETYLGEDFSAQELVNADVRKILVCQDSSIWAGTTRGLYKLTKKAQGGVAVTCVRLSRERSEIDHTSTNHILSLYEDTKGFLWIGTDGGGLCKYDRARSEFKWYSQANGLSQETISGILEDDQGVIWVSGQAGLSSIDPQTNEIKQYTVHDGLLSNAFNFNAAYKDDQGQLLFGNYVGIDYFNPKDLITNAVKPKVYLTELRLFNELVSPGQDNEILTHVISQTDQITLTPDQTVFTIQFVGLNYTRPEENEYAFYLEGLESDWNYVGNKRTATYTSLKSGEYVFKVKAANNDGVWSEEVRTLRITVLPPWWRTTVAFMIYLGTFLSLLYLFFKVVQIRVRDKQAVLTAVENRKREEELNDKKIQFFTNISHEFRTPLTLIINPLRDVLQDDQLTLPPRVQDKLSVMYRNSDRLKRLIDELMDFRKLKFNKLAVRVEYFEIEEAIRSICGYFQEEAISKQIDLEVVTNPTDQWLWLDKGMLEKIMFNLLSNAFKVTPQRGSISVETTLLSHTYEGGEVFDSFRIRVKDTGPGLDADQLDKIFERFYQVNKKNKDYFGGTGIGLEVVKDFIFLNKGDIRVESQVGVGTTFEIFFRLGEEHFEETDKVQAQSVDQVVDGLSSRELVNRPERTVESTGRVKKTVLVVEDNTELRKYLRDELSIDFKVLVAKDGLEGWEIASKELPDVIITDVVMPERTGTELCAQIKENLNTSHIPVVMLTAKSSIDEQLEGINQGADAYITKPFDMRLVLSQLAQLIQSREKLFKKYFQGMASSEEVNTASSLDKDFIQKLLQYVHENLSKTDLSVEALAEELNLSRSQLYRKVKAMTGNSVNEFTRNVRLEQAHKLIAKGNTNISEVSYTVGFSSPSYFTKCFKEHFGHLPTDTPRV encoded by the coding sequence ATGGTGAGAGATGGGATATGGAAGTGTGCGAGGGTATTGGTGCTGCTGTTGGCTTGGGGGCAAGCGATGGCGGGTGGCGAACAAAACAAGTATGTGTTCAATAGCATCCATGAAGGCATGTCCAAGCGTGCAGTGACTTCTTTTTCTCAAGATGCCGAAGGGTTCATATGGATTTCGACTTTTGGGGGAGGACTCTATCGCTACGATGGGCTGGACTATGTACTCTATGATTTCAAATGGAACGATTCTACTTCCATCAATAGCAATGTCATCTACCGTATATACCATGACAGTCGGGGTACCATGTGGGTCGCTACCGACAATGGGGTCTGCCGTTTCAACAAAAAAACGGACTCTTTTGAGCGCTTGACGATCCAATCCAAAGGAGAAGATCTGAGCAATTTGACGTATTTGACGGTAGAGGAGATGGCGGACCACTCGATCTTGTTTACTTCAGGCTACTACGGTTTGTTCAAGCATGACCCCATCACGAAGCAGACCGAGGTGATCCCGATTCAGAACAGAAGAGTAGACCCCTTATTTATCCGAGATATCGTCCGCATGCCCGACGGGACGATCTACTTGGCAAGTAGCTACGGGATACTGGAGTACGATACACAAAACAACCTACTCATAGAGGCGGAGTTTCTTGGTGGAGAGCGATATTTTGGACTGGAGTTGTCTGTCGAATCCTTTTGTTTGCACAGCAGTGGTGATCTTTGGGTAGGGACCCAATACGATGGAGTGTATCGTATGCATTTGGAGAGCAACAAGGGGAGAGAAACCTGGCAGCTCCAAAAAATACCCATTACCAACAAGCGTATCTTGTCCATGGTCGAGGATACGGATGGTTCGATGCTGATCGGTACCGAAAACGACGGGTTGTGGGTGATTGATCCACTGGGGCGTGTAATTCAAGATTTTTACTACGACAAATTCGAAGGAGGCCATATCAAAGCGAATTCGATCTGGGCGCTCTATCGCGATAGAGATGAGCGGATCTGGTTGGGCTACTACGACAAAGCTGTGGGCGTATATGATCCGAATTACGACAAGTTCGATCAGCTACTCAGCCAAGCCAATAACCTCAATTCGCTACAGGTAGGCTCAGTCACAGGAATCGTAGAGGATGAGCAGGGGAAATATTGGATCGGTATGGATGGAGGAGGAGTAGATATCTATGACCCTCGCACGGGTATGTTTGAGCATACACTAGGGGCCAATCCACGAATCAAGGGGATGAAAAATAAAGCCGTCCAAGCGATACTGATGGATGACCAGCAGCAGCTCTGGGCAGGGAGTTGGGAGGGAGGCTTGTTTTACCTGCCACATGGAGGAGAGCAGTTTGTTCATTACAACTTGCTCAATGCCAAAGGGGAAGAAGAGGCGATTCGTATCATCAGTATCGATCAAGACCAACAAGGTAGACTATGGATCGGCACCTTCGGTCATGGCATTCTTTCGTTTGACCCAAGTACCAAAGAGTTTGAGACCTATCTAGGGGAGGACTTTAGCGCACAAGAACTCGTCAATGCTGATGTTCGCAAGATTTTGGTCTGTCAGGATAGCAGTATCTGGGCAGGTACGACGAGAGGGTTGTACAAATTGACGAAGAAGGCGCAAGGTGGAGTAGCGGTGACTTGTGTACGACTCAGTAGAGAGCGCTCAGAGATCGATCATACGAGTACCAATCATATTCTGTCCCTCTACGAGGATACGAAGGGTTTTTTGTGGATTGGGACAGATGGTGGAGGGTTGTGTAAGTACGATCGAGCGCGTAGTGAGTTCAAGTGGTACAGCCAAGCCAACGGGCTGTCTCAAGAGACAATCAGTGGGATACTAGAGGACGATCAAGGAGTGATTTGGGTCAGCGGTCAGGCTGGACTATCGTCCATCGATCCGCAAACCAACGAAATCAAGCAATACACTGTGCACGATGGACTGTTGTCCAATGCCTTCAATTTCAATGCAGCGTACAAAGACGATCAAGGCCAGTTATTATTTGGCAACTATGTAGGGATAGATTATTTCAATCCCAAGGATTTGATTACCAATGCAGTGAAGCCCAAAGTGTACTTGACCGAGCTTCGCTTGTTCAACGAGCTGGTATCTCCAGGCCAAGACAATGAGATTTTGACGCATGTTATTTCACAGACGGATCAGATTACTTTGACTCCTGATCAGACGGTTTTCACGATTCAGTTTGTGGGGCTCAACTATACGCGTCCCGAAGAAAACGAGTATGCCTTTTATCTAGAAGGGCTGGAATCCGACTGGAACTATGTGGGAAACAAGCGTACCGCCACTTACACCAGTTTGAAAAGTGGAGAGTATGTCTTCAAAGTCAAAGCAGCCAACAACGACGGAGTGTGGAGTGAGGAGGTTCGCACACTTCGGATCACAGTGTTGCCTCCGTGGTGGAGAACGACAGTGGCCTTTATGATTTATTTGGGGACATTTTTGTCGTTGTTGTACTTGTTTTTCAAAGTCGTACAGATCCGTGTGCGGGACAAACAAGCCGTACTCACCGCAGTAGAAAATAGAAAGCGGGAGGAGGAACTGAACGATAAGAAAATCCAGTTTTTCACGAATATCTCACACGAGTTTAGGACACCGCTCACGCTCATCATCAATCCCCTGCGTGACGTACTGCAAGACGATCAGCTGACTTTGCCGCCACGGGTACAGGACAAATTGAGCGTCATGTACCGCAACTCTGACCGTCTCAAGCGTCTCATAGACGAGCTGATGGATTTTCGTAAGTTGAAGTTCAACAAACTGGCAGTACGAGTGGAATATTTTGAGATTGAAGAGGCGATACGATCGATATGCGGTTATTTCCAAGAGGAAGCCATCTCCAAGCAGATCGACTTAGAGGTTGTCACCAACCCGACAGACCAGTGGCTTTGGCTTGACAAAGGCATGTTGGAGAAAATCATGTTCAATTTGCTTTCTAATGCCTTTAAGGTGACTCCACAGCGAGGGAGTATTTCGGTGGAGACCACTCTCCTGTCGCACACCTACGAGGGGGGGGAGGTATTCGATAGTTTTAGAATTCGGGTCAAGGATACAGGGCCTGGGCTGGATGCAGACCAGTTGGACAAGATCTTCGAACGTTTCTATCAAGTGAACAAAAAGAATAAGGATTATTTTGGCGGAACGGGTATTGGGCTCGAAGTAGTCAAGGATTTCATCTTCCTCAACAAAGGCGATATTCGTGTCGAGAGCCAAGTGGGTGTGGGGACGACTTTCGAAATATTTTTCCGATTAGGAGAGGAGCATTTTGAGGAGACAGACAAGGTGCAAGCACAGTCCGTCGACCAAGTAGTCGATGGACTGTCGTCCCGAGAACTCGTAAATAGGCCAGAGCGGACTGTAGAATCTACAGGTCGTGTCAAGAAGACGGTGCTTGTCGTGGAGGACAATACTGAGCTCCGCAAGTACCTAAGGGATGAATTGAGTATCGATTTCAAAGTTTTGGTAGCCAAAGATGGACTCGAAGGTTGGGAGATAGCGAGCAAAGAACTCCCGGATGTGATCATTACTGATGTGGTCATGCCTGAGAGGACAGGGACGGAGCTATGTGCCCAAATCAAAGAAAACTTGAATACCAGTCACATACCCGTCGTGATGCTGACTGCCAAGAGCAGCATCGACGAACAGCTAGAGGGTATCAATCAAGGAGCAGATGCTTACATCACCAAGCCCTTTGATATGCGCCTGGTACTGAGCCAGCTCGCACAGTTGATTCAGAGCCGTGAGAAGCTATTCAAGAAGTATTTTCAAGGGATGGCAAGTAGCGAAGAGGTCAATACCGCCAGTTCGCTTGACAAGGATTTCATCCAAAAGCTGCTGCAGTACGTGCACGAAAACCTCTCCAAAACAGACCTCAGTGTCGAGGCACTGGCAGAGGAACTCAACCTGAGCAGGAGCCAACTGTACCGCAAGGTCAAAGCCATGACAGGCAATTCAGTTAATGAATTTACCCGAAACGTCCGTTTGGAACAGGCGCACAAACTCATCGCCAAAGGCAATACCAACATCTCAGAAGTCAGCTATACCGTGGGGTTTTCTTCTCCTTCCTATTTTACCAAGTGTTTCAAGGAGCACTTTGGTCATTTGCCGACAGACACACCTAGAGTGTAA
- a CDS encoding AraC family transcriptional regulator: protein MQHFKTLSAYLDYLDLPRPEHPMFSVFSATGDGFLPCPKESSPPITNDCYTISFKKIVKGNLIYGRTQYDFTNGALFFIAPRQVLQWDSSVVFAQKGFSINFHQDFIKGTELAHQIKKYGFFSYSVNEALHLSPKEEKQIESIVENIDLEYQNNQDEFSKEIILSQLSTLLKYANRFYERQFLNRKALSNDLLERFNQFLKDYFDSGQLQHNGVPSIEQMADKLSVSQRYLSDTLKRETGKTSTEHLQLYLIDEAKNILLNPNKTIAEVAYELGFEYPPYFSRLFKKKEGINPTEYREKYKMN, encoded by the coding sequence ATGCAGCATTTCAAAACACTCTCTGCCTACCTCGATTACCTGGATCTCCCGCGCCCCGAGCACCCCATGTTCAGCGTCTTTTCGGCCACAGGCGACGGTTTCCTCCCATGTCCGAAGGAGAGCTCACCACCGATCACCAACGATTGCTACACCATCAGCTTCAAGAAAATAGTAAAGGGCAATCTAATCTACGGCCGTACCCAATACGACTTCACCAATGGCGCCTTGTTTTTCATCGCGCCCAGACAAGTCCTCCAGTGGGATAGTAGCGTAGTGTTTGCACAAAAAGGCTTTTCGATCAACTTTCACCAAGATTTCATCAAAGGCACGGAACTAGCACATCAGATCAAGAAATATGGCTTTTTCTCCTACTCGGTAAATGAAGCCTTGCATCTTTCGCCCAAAGAAGAAAAACAGATCGAATCGATAGTCGAAAACATCGACTTGGAGTACCAAAACAATCAAGATGAATTCAGTAAAGAAATCATCCTTTCACAGCTGAGTACACTTTTGAAATATGCCAATCGCTTTTATGAACGACAATTTTTAAATAGAAAAGCACTCTCGAATGATTTGTTGGAGCGGTTTAATCAGTTTTTAAAAGATTATTTTGATTCAGGTCAACTGCAGCACAACGGGGTTCCTAGCATCGAACAAATGGCAGACAAACTATCGGTTTCGCAACGCTACCTTAGCGATACACTCAAAAGAGAAACGGGCAAAACCTCCACAGAACATTTGCAACTGTACTTGATCGATGAAGCCAAAAACATTTTATTGAACCCTAACAAAACGATTGCGGAAGTAGCCTATGAACTAGGCTTTGAATATCCCCCCTACTTTTCAAGGTTATTCAAAAAGAAAGAAGGAATCAACCCTACAGAATATAGAGAAAAGTACAAAATGAACTAA
- a CDS encoding 7TM diverse intracellular signaling domain-containing protein translates to MTHLTDRGLAMYSHPLQARRARYPLIAVSLHGFRVDLLQTQGYILRLPNTFFQTFGVCLLGLFAMLPVVSKSESLDILNPVYQYVDTTGTLTVQEAASHWHHQEFTLAPTDIINCAIKDSVIWLAFERCSTDIQYLSPGHESIVWRATLYALDSTGAYLPVHHYDHLQPDTRVPGLPYRTVAIPLPAHQQGSFLLRIAARRHRNYILKTGDLTQISSYLLHKESIPLLFIGFMLCIFIYNVFLLFSTRDLIFIPYLIYLLFVTYAVPFHNGYVLFSEEWMWQGNPFYTVWTSVGYLSGGWFAIIYLDLPKNAPRLRYWIILLMAVLVVIVPLLDASGWLHVGIMAMIVSTSSLLFNLSLWSAGVYVWIKGVSHAHYYVLGWLFAISGMVLFILSTNGIIPYNDFVEESFYYGFAIEAVLFAFAIGDRMNVLKKEKRALEVEYLDYTKEQNWLLAKQSFMNSHLLRAPLSRIMGLLNILQFANSREESQEYLKHIENSTTEMDYVAKRMSAMLEKEGYLEKYEEEFNEVRDSIYHDLEKEKKHTQSEGPDSHK, encoded by the coding sequence TTGACGCATCTCACCGACAGGGGTTTGGCGATGTACAGCCATCCCCTACAAGCCCGTCGAGCGAGATACCCCCTCATCGCTGTGTCGTTGCACGGATTTAGGGTAGATTTGCTCCAAACCCAAGGCTACATTTTGAGACTTCCAAACACATTCTTTCAGACATTTGGCGTATGCCTGCTCGGGCTCTTCGCTATGCTACCAGTCGTCAGCAAGAGTGAGTCATTGGACATCCTCAACCCCGTCTATCAATATGTCGACACGACAGGTACACTCACAGTCCAAGAGGCAGCCTCCCACTGGCACCATCAAGAATTCACCTTGGCACCCACAGACATCATCAACTGCGCCATCAAGGATTCGGTGATCTGGCTGGCGTTTGAGCGCTGCAGCACAGACATCCAGTATCTCAGTCCGGGTCATGAATCCATCGTATGGCGAGCCACCTTGTATGCTCTCGATAGCACAGGCGCCTATCTCCCAGTCCATCACTACGATCATCTCCAACCAGATACCCGAGTGCCAGGGTTGCCCTACCGGACGGTAGCCATCCCTCTACCTGCTCATCAACAGGGCTCCTTCCTCCTGCGAATAGCCGCCAGACGTCACCGCAACTATATCCTAAAAACAGGCGATCTGACACAGATATCCAGCTACCTGCTGCACAAAGAAAGTATTCCGCTGCTCTTCATTGGCTTCATGCTTTGCATCTTCATCTACAACGTCTTTCTGCTCTTCTCTACCCGAGACTTGATCTTCATTCCCTACTTGATTTACTTGTTGTTTGTGACCTATGCCGTGCCCTTTCACAATGGCTATGTCCTCTTCAGTGAGGAATGGATGTGGCAGGGAAACCCTTTCTACACCGTCTGGACGAGTGTCGGCTACCTAAGTGGGGGGTGGTTTGCCATCATCTACTTGGACCTCCCCAAAAATGCTCCTCGATTGCGCTACTGGATCATCCTACTCATGGCGGTGCTCGTCGTGATCGTACCGCTACTGGATGCCTCGGGCTGGCTACATGTCGGCATCATGGCGATGATTGTCTCGACCTCCTCCCTGCTCTTCAACCTGAGTCTATGGTCCGCTGGAGTGTATGTCTGGATCAAAGGCGTGAGCCATGCGCACTACTACGTACTGGGCTGGCTCTTCGCTATCTCTGGCATGGTACTCTTCATCCTCTCGACCAACGGCATCATTCCTTACAACGATTTCGTGGAGGAGTCCTTCTACTATGGATTTGCCATCGAAGCGGTACTCTTTGCCTTCGCCATTGGCGATCGCATGAATGTGCTCAAAAAAGAAAAACGTGCGTTGGAAGTCGAATACCTGGATTACACCAAAGAACAAAACTGGTTGCTCGCCAAACAGTCCTTCATGAACTCCCACTTGCTCCGCGCCCCACTCTCCCGCATCATGGGTTTGCTCAACATCCTACAGTTCGCAAATAGCAGGGAAGAAAGCCAAGAATACCTCAAACACATCGAAAATTCTACCACAGAAATGGACTATGTCGCCAAACGTATGTCTGCCATGCTCGAGAAAGAAGGCTACCTTGAGAAGTACGAAGAGGAATTCAATGAGGTACGTGACAGCATCTATCACGATTTGGAAAAAGAGAAAAAACACACTCAATCAGAGGGGCCAGACTCTCACAAGTGA
- a CDS encoding SDR family oxidoreductase, which produces MSINNQFGKQGWTPERIGSLDGKTYLITGTTSGTGYEAARILLSKGAKVVMLNRNPTKAADTIATLKEALGNSIDVRNISMDLAQLASVHNAAEEILKTTPQIDALICNAAIAQVPKQTLTVDGFESQLGVNHYGNFLLQALLYPRIEASKGRIVTVGSMGYNLGIKTIQFDDMNWDKNYGPNDVYSQSKLAQIMTVYELQDRLKKAGKTDVKVYACHPGASATSLIKTSGSLMTRFIWQIMKLTPLVQSAEKGSYPELMCATEPGLDQSVFYGPTGRNYWTGPVGVCQLAPHAKDKAVAEKLWHVSEEAVGLKWNL; this is translated from the coding sequence ATGAGTATCAACAATCAATTTGGAAAACAAGGCTGGACACCTGAGCGCATCGGCTCACTGGATGGCAAAACATACCTGATCACAGGTACTACCAGCGGCACAGGATATGAAGCCGCCAGAATATTGCTTTCAAAGGGTGCCAAAGTGGTGATGCTCAATCGCAATCCCACAAAGGCCGCAGATACCATTGCCACCTTGAAGGAAGCACTCGGCAACTCGATCGACGTACGCAATATCAGCATGGACTTGGCACAACTGGCCTCTGTCCACAATGCGGCAGAAGAAATCCTCAAAACCACACCACAAATCGATGCATTGATATGCAACGCGGCTATTGCCCAAGTACCCAAACAAACCCTCACTGTTGATGGCTTTGAAAGTCAGTTGGGCGTCAACCACTACGGCAACTTCCTATTGCAGGCGCTGCTCTACCCGCGTATCGAAGCATCCAAAGGACGCATCGTGACCGTGGGCAGTATGGGCTACAATTTGGGGATCAAAACGATACAGTTCGATGATATGAACTGGGACAAAAACTACGGTCCCAACGATGTGTATAGTCAAAGCAAACTCGCACAGATAATGACTGTATACGAACTACAAGACCGATTGAAAAAAGCCGGCAAGACGGACGTCAAAGTATATGCCTGCCACCCAGGCGCCTCGGCTACCTCCCTTATCAAAACCAGCGGCAGTTTGATGACACGCTTCATTTGGCAGATCATGAAATTGACCCCTCTGGTACAATCCGCAGAAAAAGGATCGTATCCCGAATTGATGTGCGCCACAGAACCCGGTTTGGATCAAAGCGTATTTTATGGTCCTACAGGCCGAAACTACTGGACCGGTCCCGTCGGCGTGTGTCAATTGGCACCACATGCCAAGGACAAAGCAGTCGCCGAAAAGCTGTGGCACGTCTCCGAGGAGGCCGTCGGTTTGAAGTGGAATTTGTAA
- a CDS encoding NAD-dependent epimerase/dehydratase family protein, which translates to MKVIITGATGMVGKGVLLECLDHPEITAVLSVARRPLDLQHEKLTELIHEDFSDFRAIAQQISGYDACYACMGVSSAGMKESDFKRYTYDYTLALARTLHASSPHMTFTYVSGAGTDSTEKGKVMWARIKGKTENDLLNLGFGQAYMFRPGLIVPKRGVKPSGKVYSLLINCLSWLFPLLRKLNPDSVVDSTQVGQAMIQATIHGHSHTIIPPKDIQILAKKL; encoded by the coding sequence ATGAAAGTAATCATCACTGGTGCCACAGGAATGGTGGGCAAAGGAGTACTGCTCGAATGTCTGGATCACCCCGAAATCACCGCTGTCCTATCAGTTGCTAGGAGACCCCTCGACCTCCAACATGAAAAACTCACTGAGCTGATTCATGAGGACTTTTCAGACTTCCGCGCGATCGCTCAGCAAATCTCGGGCTATGACGCATGCTATGCCTGCATGGGGGTGAGTTCGGCGGGGATGAAGGAATCGGATTTCAAACGATATACCTACGACTATACCCTGGCATTGGCCCGAACACTTCACGCTTCCTCCCCTCACATGACTTTCACCTACGTCTCGGGAGCAGGTACAGACTCTACCGAAAAAGGAAAAGTGATGTGGGCAAGAATAAAGGGGAAAACAGAAAATGACCTTTTAAACTTGGGCTTTGGACAGGCTTACATGTTTCGCCCTGGCTTGATCGTACCCAAGCGCGGTGTAAAACCCAGTGGCAAGGTCTACAGCCTGCTGATCAACTGTCTTTCTTGGCTATTCCCTCTGCTCAGAAAACTCAACCCTGACTCGGTCGTTGATTCGACACAAGTCGGTCAAGCCATGATACAGGCGACCATACACGGCCATTCACACACCATCATTCCCCCCAAGGATATTCAAATCCTCGCAAAGAAACTCTAA